The nucleotide sequence TTTCGCGCTCGGGGGGTGGGCCCGGGTGTCGAATCCACGCGGGTTTTCGCCGCAGCAACTGAACAGGAAGCTGCGGAGAAACCGGGGCACGTCCGGCTCGATTTCCGCTTCGGCGACGCCGGGCGTCTGAAAGTACTGCATGTAGAAGAAGCAATCGGCAAAGAGCCGCTTGAACCCCTCAGTGGGCGGACGCGGCGGCTGCCCGCCGTAGGGCACGCTCAGTGCGGCCACCCGTTGAACGCGCTCCGGAAAGCGCAAGGCCGTGTACCACGCCGTCGGCGCTCCCCAATCGTGACCTGCCACGTCGAACCGCGTGTATCCCAGCGCCGTGGCAATCGCCGCCACATCGTCGCTGAGGGCAATCTGGTTGGTCCGCGACACGTCCGCGGGCACGTCGGTTTGGCCGTAGCCCGGCATGTCGAGGGCGACCGCCCGGATCCCGGCGTGTGCCAGAGGCTGAAGTTGGTGACGCCAGGAAAACCAGGATTCCGGAAAGCCGTGCAACAGCAGGACAAGAGGCGCTGCGGCATCGCTGTCCGCGTGCTCCACGAGGTGGTAGTGCACATCCTGTATGCGCAGTGATCGGTGGAAGACCTTGCCCGAGCTCCCTGCCGCCATACCGACTGCTCCCGTTGCTGTTGCGGTGATACGCCCTCGCCTGCCTGCCCCACTGGTCCTGCCGGGCGGTCAGTGCACCTCGTCCGCGTCGAAGTCGAGCACCGTCGCCTCGTGCTGCCACGCGTCCAGCGCGGCGAGGAGATCGGCAGTGCGCATGCGCGTGCTGTGGGTGTTGCGGCACGGGTGCAACCAGATCCACTCGTGCGCGAGCACCTGCTTGTCGATCACCACACGCACCAGACCGCCGTGGTCGTTGATTGCGGCCAGTGGTGTGACCGAGCCCGGCACGACACCGA is from Pseudomonadota bacterium and encodes:
- a CDS encoding alpha/beta hydrolase, giving the protein MAAGSSGKVFHRSLRIQDVHYHLVEHADSDAAAPLVLLLHGFPESWFSWRHQLQPLAHAGIRAVALDMPGYGQTDVPADVSRTNQIALSDDVAAIATALGYTRFDVAGHDWGAPTAWYTALRFPERVQRVAALSVPYGGQPPRPPTEGFKRLFADCFFYMQYFQTPGVAEAEIEPDVPRFLRSFLFSCCGENPRGFDTRAHPPSAKLLDVMADPGRLPAWLSQAEFDVYVTEFERVGLRGPLSYYRNLDTTWAMSRSLAGVPVRQPALFIAGDCDPVPRFGGEFNRMQKAVPQVQCHTLAGCGHWTQQERPDEVSALLVDFLAR